In Euphorbia lathyris chromosome 10, ddEupLath1.1, whole genome shotgun sequence, a single genomic region encodes these proteins:
- the LOC136208915 gene encoding uncharacterized protein, which produces MTGFNNKLSPASSPPGTANLPSGLFRKVFLVLFVGISVWGYQAIQPPPNKLPGSPGGPPITGPRIKLRDGRHLAYKERGVSKDAAKYKIIYLHPFGSSRHDPVVDNKLSQELIEELSIYIVNFDRPGHGESDPHPSRTLKSLTLDIEELADQLGLGSKFYIIGYSMGGKLTWSCLKYIPHRLAGVSLLTPAINYWWPGFPSNLSVEAYNQMLTQDQWAFRVIHYIPWLALWWSNQKWFPSSSIVANDPVLSHQDKQIALNIDYSNLGYARQQGENESIFREAAIAYANWEFDPMDMENPFPNDEARVHLWQGDEDGVIPVILQRYIVHRLPWIHYHELSGSGHLFPFLDGLFDKIVRVMLIRE; this is translated from the exons GACTCTTTCGGAAAGTATTTTTAGTATTGTTTGTGGGAATCTCAGTATGGGGTTATCAAGCGATACAACCTCCTCCAAACAAGCTACCTGGTTCTCCAGGTGGTCCACCTATTACAGGACCAAGAATAAAGCTCAGAGATGGGAGACATTTGGCTTACAAAGAACGTGGTGTCTCAAAAGATGCAGCCAAATATAAAATCATTTATCTCCATCCGTTTGGTTCTTCTAGACACGATCCTGTTGTTGACAATAAACTTTCACAG GAACTTATTGAAGAATTAAGTATCTACATTGTGAACTTTGATAGACCGGGTCATGGAGAGAGTGATCCCCATCCAAGTCGAACATTGAAAAGCTTGACATTGGATATTGAAGAGCTTGCAGATCAATTGGGACTTGGATCTAAGTTCTATATAATTGGGTATTCCATGGGTGGTAAGTTGACTTGGAGTTGCCTTAAATACATTCCTCACAG GTTAGCAGGAGTATCGCTATTAACTCCAGCTATTAACTACTGGTGGCCTGGTTTTCCTTCTAATTTATCGGTTGAAGCCTACAACCAAATGTTGACACAAGATCAATGGGCATTTCGTGTTATCCATTATATTCCTTGGCTTGCCTTATGGTGGAGTAATCAAAAGTGGTTCCCGAGTTCTTCTATTGTTGCTAATGACCCTGTTCTTTCCCACCAAGACAAACAGATTGCTCTTAACATTGATTACTCAAATCTG GGATATGCAAGACAACAAGGAGAAAATGAATCCATTTTTCGTGAAGCTGCGATTGCATATGCGAATTGGGAATTTGATCCTATGGATATGGAGAATCCATTTCCAAATGATGAAGCTCGTGTTCATCTATGGCAAGGAGATGAAGATGGTGTTATCCCTGTTATATTGCAGCGATACATCGTGCATCGCCTTCCTTGGATTCATTATCATGAGCTTTCGGGTTCCGGTCACCTGTTTCCTTTCCTTGATGGATTGTTTGATAAAATAGTAAGGGTAATGTTAATTCGAGAATAG